The proteins below come from a single Asanoa ferruginea genomic window:
- a CDS encoding carbohydrate ABC transporter permease: MSNTISRPSVRRAAAGRAGAGLRGERLAPYVLVAPAILVIVGLRLWPLLLGVNFSFTGDGERDGASVGLDNYADLFRDPLFQTALRNVGLLVLLLPIAVAIPGLLATFIYLRVPGHRFFRSVYFFPAVLSPVIVGAIFNLLLAFDGPVNAVLGSVGLGPIDWLGDPHVAMFAVVGVHVWATFGMALVVFLAGFATLDGALLDAARVDGASLPQTIWHVIIPGLSRTIQFVFVTTMIGMLTSMFGLLYVMTSGGPEGSTYLPEYYIWIQQGQMNRPALASAASTVLFVIMLVVGLLQLSLLRRAVKES; this comes from the coding sequence ATGTCGAACACCATCTCGCGACCGTCGGTCCGTCGGGCTGCGGCCGGGCGGGCCGGCGCCGGTCTGCGGGGCGAACGGCTGGCACCCTATGTCCTGGTCGCGCCGGCGATCCTGGTCATCGTCGGCCTCCGGCTGTGGCCGCTGCTGCTGGGCGTCAACTTCTCGTTCACCGGTGACGGCGAGCGCGACGGGGCATCGGTCGGTCTCGACAACTACGCCGACCTCTTTCGCGACCCCCTGTTCCAGACGGCACTGCGCAACGTCGGCCTGCTGGTGCTGCTCCTGCCGATCGCCGTGGCCATCCCCGGACTGCTCGCGACGTTCATCTACCTACGGGTGCCCGGCCACCGGTTCTTCCGCAGCGTCTATTTCTTCCCGGCCGTGCTGTCGCCGGTCATCGTCGGCGCGATCTTCAACCTCCTGCTCGCTTTCGACGGCCCGGTCAACGCCGTCCTGGGCTCGGTCGGCCTCGGGCCGATCGACTGGCTCGGTGACCCGCACGTGGCGATGTTCGCCGTTGTCGGCGTGCACGTCTGGGCGACGTTCGGGATGGCGCTGGTGGTGTTCCTCGCCGGCTTCGCCACTTTGGACGGTGCGCTGCTGGACGCGGCCCGGGTCGACGGCGCGTCGCTACCCCAGACCATTTGGCACGTGATCATCCCGGGCCTCTCGCGGACCATCCAGTTCGTCTTCGTCACCACGATGATCGGGATGCTGACGTCGATGTTCGGCCTGCTCTACGTGATGACCAGCGGTGGACCGGAGGGGTCGACCTATCTCCCCGAGTACTACATCTGGATCCAGCAGGGACAGATGAACCGACCGGCGCTGGCGTCGGCGGCCTCCACCGTGCTCTTCGTGATCATGCTGGTCGTCGGCCTGCTGCAACTCAGCCTGCTCCGCCGTGCCGTGAAGGAGTCCTGA
- a CDS encoding ABC transporter substrate-binding protein encodes MSGCGSASGPKEKDNGSSSTKLVVWDWKSGDATAASYVQKAKADFAKKHPDTTVEFVAQPFDQYYTLLGAAIQSGKGPDVMLFNGGGQIRDRVDSLVALDEFVGEDRQRLAGWDAFSKDGKTYAAPVTLQGHPIYYNKALYTKAGLNPDNPPTTWADFLANCAAIAKVGAKCFAQGNKEGIAIQFFMSGLGSGILTPQEYDDWIAGKRNWQSPNVKRLFELWKEVNDAGLNTDGANSTAMFNDAFGMFEAGKAAHMIGLMSDIGHWKDFNEFLKPENVGVMIAPVVTTGATPSLPYDGGIGYGVAKWTKDPKLAADLVRSLTSTDALAAFYADAGAIASDTTIDVSKAGAAVSTIVADLKSGKPALHVALSSKTIDLMGRLSQQLLSGSVTVDNALKQLAASDKPA; translated from the coding sequence ATGTCCGGGTGCGGTAGCGCCTCCGGACCCAAGGAGAAGGACAACGGCTCGAGCAGCACCAAGCTCGTCGTCTGGGATTGGAAGTCGGGCGACGCCACCGCGGCGTCCTATGTGCAGAAGGCGAAGGCCGACTTCGCGAAGAAACACCCGGACACCACGGTCGAGTTCGTGGCGCAGCCGTTCGACCAGTACTACACGTTGCTGGGCGCGGCGATCCAGTCCGGCAAAGGTCCCGACGTGATGCTCTTCAACGGTGGCGGGCAGATCCGCGACCGCGTCGACTCGCTCGTGGCCCTCGACGAGTTCGTCGGCGAAGACCGGCAGCGACTGGCCGGCTGGGACGCCTTCAGCAAAGACGGCAAGACCTATGCGGCACCGGTGACCCTCCAGGGACACCCGATCTACTACAACAAGGCGCTCTACACGAAGGCCGGGCTCAACCCCGACAACCCGCCCACGACCTGGGCGGACTTCCTCGCCAATTGCGCGGCCATCGCCAAGGTCGGCGCGAAATGCTTCGCGCAGGGCAACAAGGAAGGCATCGCCATCCAGTTCTTCATGTCGGGCCTGGGCTCCGGGATCCTGACACCCCAGGAGTACGACGACTGGATCGCCGGCAAGCGCAACTGGCAGTCACCCAACGTCAAACGCCTCTTCGAGCTGTGGAAAGAGGTCAACGACGCCGGCCTCAACACCGACGGGGCCAACTCGACCGCGATGTTCAACGACGCCTTCGGGATGTTCGAGGCGGGCAAGGCCGCTCACATGATCGGCCTGATGTCCGACATCGGGCACTGGAAAGACTTCAACGAGTTCCTGAAGCCGGAGAACGTCGGCGTCATGATCGCACCCGTCGTCACCACCGGTGCCACGCCGAGCCTTCCCTACGACGGTGGCATCGGTTACGGGGTCGCCAAGTGGACGAAGGACCCGAAGCTCGCCGCCGACCTCGTGCGGTCCCTCACCTCAACCGACGCCCTGGCCGCCTTCTACGCCGATGCCGGCGCGATCGCCTCCGACACCACGATCGACGTGTCCAAGGCCGGCGCGGCGGTCTCGACGATCGTCGCCGACCTGAAGTCCGGAAAGCCGGCCCTGCACGTCGCGCTGTCCTCGAAGACCATCGACCTGATGGGACGGTTGTCCCAGCAGTTGCTCAGTGGCTCCGTCACGGTCGACAACGCCCTCAAGCAGTTGGCCGCCTCCGACAAGCCGGCCTGA
- a CDS encoding FadR/GntR family transcriptional regulator, producing the protein MTLDVNTVPYTLRIGPRARHGRPEGKMTASSHLSAAAVAPPAWARRSTNLAKAITAELVERIVRGVHQPGTPLPPEPALCETFAVSRTVVREAVKILQEKGLVQVRQGTGTIVTAPSEWDMLDELVLGATIAEDESLAILDDVVVTRRVLESDMANVAARQVDEETLDRLRAQVDRMDELVGDHVTYEEHDREFHDTIMRASGNRVARAVVRSLQSQVIRTAAYLGRTERALCVASNAGHRRIYERIAAHDPAGAAEAMFTHITDAWLVRRSGPEPSRLQR; encoded by the coding sequence ATGACGTTAGACGTCAACACAGTGCCGTATACTCTCCGGATCGGGCCAAGAGCCCGCCACGGGCGGCCGGAGGGAAAGATGACGGCATCGAGTCACCTGAGCGCGGCGGCTGTCGCGCCCCCGGCCTGGGCGCGACGGTCGACCAACCTCGCGAAGGCGATCACCGCGGAGCTGGTGGAACGGATCGTCCGTGGCGTTCATCAGCCGGGCACGCCGCTGCCGCCGGAGCCGGCGCTCTGCGAGACGTTCGCGGTGAGCCGGACGGTCGTCCGTGAAGCGGTCAAGATCCTTCAGGAGAAAGGCCTGGTGCAGGTCCGTCAGGGCACCGGCACGATCGTCACGGCCCCCTCGGAGTGGGACATGCTCGACGAGCTCGTGCTCGGCGCCACGATCGCCGAAGACGAGAGCCTGGCGATCCTCGACGATGTGGTGGTCACCCGTCGCGTCCTCGAGTCAGACATGGCCAACGTCGCCGCACGCCAGGTTGACGAGGAGACGCTCGATCGGCTGCGGGCGCAGGTCGACCGCATGGACGAGCTCGTGGGCGACCACGTGACCTACGAGGAACACGACCGCGAGTTCCACGACACGATCATGCGAGCATCCGGCAACCGCGTGGCCCGTGCCGTCGTGCGCTCCCTGCAGAGCCAGGTCATCCGGACCGCTGCCTATTTGGGGCGCACCGAACGCGCGCTGTGTGTCGCTTCCAACGCGGGCCATCGACGGATCTATGAACGGATCGCCGCGCATGACCCGGCCGGCGCGGCCGAAGCGATGTTCACCCACATCACCGACGCCTGGCTGGTGCGGCGCAGCGGCCCGGAACCCTCGCGCTTGCAGCGCTAG
- a CDS encoding glycoside hydrolase family 27 protein: MRHASWLTRAATGLLLVAGGIISIAPAAQALDNGVARVPPMGWNSWNTFGCNINETLIRQMADALVSTGMRDLGYQHVVVDDCWFNPNRDSAGNLQGDPTRFPSGMRALGDYLHARNLKFGLYQVPVDRTCAQYFGGYPGATGSQGHEAQDARQFAAWGVDYLKYDWCSPNGSINDQVTTFARMRDALAATGRPIVYSINPNSIHAKTGPLRDWSDVANLWRTTEDITNAWDTGQTNGYPMGIQNIVNVTVPLAAYARPGGFNDPDMLEVGRGGMSDTEMRSHFALWAMLAAPLIAGNDVRSMTSATQAILKNQNLIAINQDSLALQANQVSGDSTRRVLAKRLANDDVAVAVALFNQSGSTSTISTTAAAIGKTGSSFTLRDAWTNATSDTTGAITATVPAHGTAVYRVSGGGSAPPPSAGTLVSGASGKCLDVPQSNAANGTQPVIWACNGGANQRWTVSGQTVQAFGKCLDAPLGATAGAKTQLWDCNGGANQRWSFGSDGTLRGEASRLCLDVDRNLTANGTAVLLWTCTAAANQRWTRGSTS, from the coding sequence ATGAGGCACGCGTCGTGGTTAACCCGGGCGGCGACCGGACTGCTGCTCGTCGCCGGCGGGATCATCTCTATCGCGCCGGCCGCGCAGGCTCTCGACAACGGTGTCGCCCGCGTCCCACCCATGGGGTGGAACAGCTGGAACACCTTCGGCTGCAATATCAACGAAACGCTGATCCGGCAGATGGCCGACGCGCTGGTCAGCACCGGGATGCGCGACCTGGGATACCAGCACGTGGTGGTCGACGACTGCTGGTTCAACCCCAACCGGGACTCGGCCGGCAACCTCCAGGGCGACCCGACCCGGTTCCCGAGCGGGATGCGCGCCCTCGGCGACTATCTGCACGCCAGAAACCTGAAGTTCGGGCTCTACCAGGTGCCCGTCGACCGCACCTGCGCGCAATACTTCGGCGGCTATCCCGGTGCGACCGGCAGCCAGGGGCACGAGGCGCAGGACGCGCGCCAGTTCGCGGCCTGGGGCGTCGACTACCTGAAATACGACTGGTGCTCGCCCAACGGGAGCATCAACGACCAGGTGACGACGTTCGCCCGGATGCGCGACGCGCTCGCCGCGACCGGGCGGCCGATCGTCTACAGCATCAACCCCAACAGCATCCACGCCAAGACGGGACCGTTGCGCGACTGGAGCGACGTCGCCAACCTCTGGCGCACCACCGAGGACATCACCAACGCCTGGGACACCGGGCAGACCAACGGCTATCCCATGGGCATCCAGAACATCGTCAACGTCACCGTTCCGTTGGCGGCGTATGCGCGTCCGGGCGGCTTCAACGACCCCGACATGCTCGAGGTCGGCCGCGGCGGCATGTCGGACACCGAGATGCGTAGTCACTTCGCCCTGTGGGCCATGCTGGCGGCGCCGCTGATCGCGGGCAACGACGTGCGCTCGATGACCTCGGCGACGCAGGCCATCCTGAAGAACCAGAATCTGATCGCCATCAACCAGGACTCGCTGGCGCTCCAGGCCAACCAGGTCTCCGGCGACAGCACCCGCCGCGTGTTGGCCAAACGGCTGGCCAACGACGACGTCGCCGTCGCCGTCGCCCTGTTCAACCAGAGCGGGTCGACCAGCACCATCTCCACCACCGCGGCTGCCATCGGCAAGACCGGCTCGTCGTTCACCCTGCGGGATGCCTGGACGAACGCGACCAGCGACACCACCGGGGCGATCACCGCGACGGTGCCCGCACACGGCACCGCCGTCTACCGCGTCTCCGGTGGCGGCAGCGCACCGCCACCGAGCGCGGGAACGCTCGTCAGCGGGGCCTCCGGAAAGTGTCTCGACGTGCCACAGAGCAACGCGGCCAACGGCACCCAGCCGGTCATCTGGGCCTGCAACGGCGGCGCGAACCAACGCTGGACCGTCAGCGGCCAGACCGTCCAGGCCTTCGGCAAGTGCCTCGACGCGCCACTCGGCGCCACGGCCGGCGCGAAGACGCAGCTCTGGGACTGCAACGGCGGCGCCAACCAGCGCTGGAGCTTCGGCTCCGACGGAACCCTACGCGGCGAAGCGTCCCGGTTGTGCCTCGACGTCGACCGCAACCTCACCGCCAACGGCACCGCGGTGCTGCTCTGGACCTGCACCGCGGCGGCGAACCAACGGTGGACGCGGGGTAGCACCTCATGA
- a CDS encoding family 43 glycosylhydrolase — protein sequence MRWLAGPLALLCVLTAAPTTARADNPIVQTIYTADPAPLVYNGRIYLYTGHDEDGSTYFTMKQWRVYSSADLVNWTDHGSALSLTTFAWADANAWAGQVVARNGRFYWYVPVRNRATGGMAIGVAVADSPTGPFADALGRPLVENGEIDPTVFVDDDGQAYLYWGNPRLWYVRLNADMTSFSGSPTQIPLTTSGFGTRTGDANRPTLYEEGPWVYKRGGLYYNVFAAKCCSEFIGYSTAPGPTGPWTYRGTVMPTQGSSFTNHPGVIDFNGGSYFFYHNGALPGGGGYTRSVAVERFAYNGDGTIPAINMTAAGAPQVGTLNPYVRQEAETMAWESGVETEPAGEGGVNVGWIENGDWIKVKGVAFGTGATSFSARVASATSGGRIEVRLDASNGPVAGTCTVPGTGGWQTWTTVSCGVSGVTGTHDLYLRFAGGTGTLFNVNWWQFGGGSGGGNLLTNGTMENGTTGWTTFGSGTLSASTAVAHGGSRSLSITGRTASWNGPAQDLTAKLSNGRSYATTAWVRSQSGNPSAKMTLALTAGGTTSYVALTPAASVGTGGWTLLFGTAAVSWTGTLSAATLYVETAAGTDGLYVDDIAIQ from the coding sequence ATGCGCTGGCTGGCCGGGCCGTTGGCGCTGCTGTGCGTGCTGACGGCGGCGCCGACGACAGCCCGTGCCGACAATCCGATCGTCCAGACGATCTACACCGCCGATCCGGCTCCGCTCGTCTACAACGGACGGATCTACCTCTACACCGGACACGACGAGGACGGGTCGACCTACTTCACCATGAAGCAATGGCGGGTCTACTCGTCGGCCGACCTGGTCAACTGGACCGACCACGGCTCGGCGCTCAGCCTGACCACCTTCGCCTGGGCCGACGCCAACGCCTGGGCCGGCCAGGTCGTCGCCCGCAACGGCCGGTTCTACTGGTATGTGCCGGTGCGCAACAGGGCGACGGGCGGCATGGCCATCGGGGTCGCCGTCGCGGACAGCCCGACCGGTCCGTTCGCCGACGCCCTCGGGCGGCCGCTGGTCGAGAACGGCGAGATCGACCCCACCGTCTTCGTCGACGACGACGGGCAGGCCTACCTCTACTGGGGCAATCCCCGGCTCTGGTATGTGCGGCTGAACGCGGACATGACGTCGTTCTCGGGCTCGCCCACCCAGATTCCGTTGACCACGAGCGGTTTCGGCACCCGCACCGGCGATGCCAACCGGCCCACCCTCTACGAGGAGGGCCCGTGGGTCTACAAGCGCGGTGGCCTCTACTACAACGTCTTCGCGGCCAAGTGCTGCTCCGAGTTCATCGGATATTCGACCGCGCCCGGGCCGACCGGACCGTGGACCTACCGCGGGACGGTGATGCCCACCCAGGGCAGCAGCTTCACCAACCATCCGGGAGTCATCGACTTCAACGGCGGCTCCTACTTCTTCTACCACAACGGCGCGCTGCCCGGCGGTGGCGGCTACACCAGATCGGTCGCCGTGGAACGGTTCGCCTACAACGGCGACGGCACCATCCCGGCGATCAACATGACGGCCGCCGGTGCGCCGCAGGTCGGCACGCTGAACCCATACGTCCGCCAGGAGGCGGAGACGATGGCGTGGGAATCCGGTGTGGAGACGGAGCCCGCCGGCGAAGGTGGCGTGAACGTCGGCTGGATCGAGAACGGCGACTGGATCAAGGTCAAAGGGGTGGCCTTCGGCACCGGCGCGACCTCGTTCAGCGCCCGGGTCGCGTCCGCTACCAGCGGCGGGCGGATCGAGGTGCGCCTCGACGCGAGCAACGGTCCGGTCGCCGGCACCTGCACCGTTCCCGGCACCGGCGGCTGGCAGACGTGGACAACGGTCTCCTGCGGCGTCAGCGGCGTCACCGGCACCCACGACCTCTACCTGCGCTTCGCCGGCGGGACCGGGACGCTCTTCAACGTCAACTGGTGGCAGTTCGGCGGCGGGAGCGGCGGTGGCAACCTGCTGACCAACGGCACCATGGAGAACGGCACCACCGGGTGGACGACCTTCGGTTCCGGCACGCTGTCGGCGAGCACCGCCGTCGCACATGGCGGCTCCCGGTCACTGTCGATCACCGGGCGCACCGCTTCGTGGAACGGGCCCGCCCAGGACCTCACGGCGAAGCTCAGCAACGGCAGGAGCTATGCGACGACGGCGTGGGTGCGCAGCCAGAGCGGCAACCCGTCGGCCAAGATGACGCTCGCCCTGACGGCTGGCGGCACCACGAGCTACGTCGCGCTGACCCCGGCCGCGTCGGTCGGCACCGGCGGTTGGACGTTGCTGTTCGGGACGGCGGCCGTCTCCTGGACGGGCACCCTGTCCGCGGCCACCCTCTACGTCGAGACCGCGGCGGGCACCGACGGTCTCTACGTCGACGACATCGCGATCCAGTAG
- a CDS encoding sigma-70 family RNA polymerase sigma factor → MTELVVAARDGDRQALDELVVRFLPLVYTVVRRALRGDPDVDDVVQDTMLRAVRDLPALRDAGSFRPWLMAITVRQVGTHLHRRRTADQRSAPLGEDLDLADRDAGVEDVTMLHLALSDQRRQIARASRWLDPADRMLMSLWWVEHAGHLTRAELADATGLTAAHAGVRIQRARQQLEVSRSVVAALEARPGCPRLGAAASGWDRVPSPLWRKRLSRHVRSCRVCGQATTGLIPTDRLLAAALLPVPAAVTMGMLGNIKATAAGAGGALPAKGLIFKIASAVGTRPVLALLAAGVVVAGVVAAAVPQWPQSHPPGPTAAPSPNSAELRPGSVSLEAADQPGRYVAMEADLGVLAKVDAATSTVTRRLATFDVTPGLAKPSCFTLRAWDGRYVRHMSWRLRLSEPDGSTLFRGDATFCPRPGVLPGSIALESANYPGWYLRHRDDELWVDRVDGRTALGADGAFLVRPALAG, encoded by the coding sequence GTGACGGAGCTGGTCGTCGCGGCCCGAGACGGTGACCGGCAGGCGCTCGACGAGCTGGTCGTCCGGTTCCTGCCGCTGGTCTACACCGTGGTCCGCCGGGCCCTGCGAGGCGACCCCGACGTCGACGACGTCGTGCAGGACACGATGCTGCGTGCCGTTCGAGACCTGCCGGCCCTGCGCGACGCGGGCAGCTTCCGCCCCTGGCTGATGGCGATCACCGTGCGCCAGGTCGGCACTCACCTGCATCGCCGGCGGACGGCCGACCAGCGGAGTGCCCCCCTTGGCGAGGATCTCGACCTCGCGGACCGGGACGCCGGCGTGGAAGACGTGACGATGCTCCACCTGGCGCTTTCCGACCAGCGCCGGCAGATCGCCCGGGCCAGTCGCTGGCTGGATCCGGCCGACCGGATGCTGATGTCGCTCTGGTGGGTGGAGCACGCCGGGCACCTGACCCGGGCCGAGCTCGCCGACGCCACCGGGCTGACCGCCGCACACGCCGGGGTCCGGATCCAGCGGGCGCGGCAGCAGCTCGAGGTGAGCCGTTCGGTGGTCGCCGCGCTGGAGGCCCGACCAGGCTGCCCGCGGCTCGGCGCTGCCGCGTCCGGGTGGGACCGCGTCCCGAGCCCGCTGTGGCGCAAGCGGCTGAGCCGCCACGTGCGGTCGTGTCGGGTGTGTGGCCAGGCCACCACCGGGCTGATCCCGACCGACCGGTTGCTCGCGGCCGCGCTGCTCCCGGTGCCCGCGGCGGTGACGATGGGGATGCTCGGCAACATCAAGGCAACGGCGGCCGGCGCCGGCGGTGCCCTGCCCGCCAAGGGCCTGATCTTCAAGATCGCAAGCGCCGTGGGTACGCGTCCGGTGCTGGCGCTGCTGGCCGCCGGAGTGGTCGTCGCCGGCGTGGTCGCCGCCGCGGTGCCGCAATGGCCGCAGTCCCACCCACCCGGACCGACCGCCGCACCGTCGCCGAACTCGGCGGAGTTGCGGCCAGGAAGTGTCTCGTTGGAAGCGGCCGATCAACCCGGCCGATACGTCGCGATGGAAGCCGACCTCGGCGTGCTGGCGAAAGTGGACGCCGCCACCTCGACCGTCACCCGGCGGCTCGCGACCTTCGACGTGACGCCCGGCCTCGCGAAGCCCAGCTGCTTCACGCTGCGGGCCTGGGACGGGCGGTATGTGCGGCACATGTCCTGGCGGCTGCGGTTGAGCGAGCCAGACGGCAGCACGCTCTTCCGGGGCGACGCCACCTTCTGTCCCCGGCCAGGCGTGCTGCCCGGCTCGATCGCCCTCGAGTCGGCCAACTACCCCGGCTGGTATCTGCGGCATCGCGACGACGAGTTGTGGGTCGACCGGGTCGACGGGCGCACCGCGTTGGGCGCCGACGGCGCGTTCCTGGTCCGCCCGGCCCTGGCCGGCTGA
- a CDS encoding family 43 glycosylhydrolase: MTRRVLAAAAAAILLTGALVGFGAAPASAASVDPSGWYVLVNRNSGKALDVYNLATNDGARITQWTRNDGAQQQWQFVDSGDGFYRLRSRVSGKVLDVYNRSTADGGAIVQWADNNGTNQQFRLADSAGGYVRLVNRNSGKVVEVQGAATTDGANVVQYTDWGGNNQQWQLVPVGGAGGGGTYANPVVWQDFADGDIIRVGDAYYYSASTMHYSPGAPILRSYDLVNWEYAGHSVPSLDFGSNAYNLSGGRAYVKGIWASTLNYRRSNGTYYWLGCVEFNRTYVYTATAVDGTWQKRAQINNCYYDAGLLVDDNDTMYVAYGNTNISVAQLSADGLSQVRSQQVFSTPSSVGTLEGARFYKRNGSYYIWLTRPANGQYVLKSSSPFGPYEMRQVLLDLPGPIAGGGVPHQGGLVQTQNGDWYYMAFVDAYPGGRMPALAPITWSSDGWPTVQTVNGAWGSSYAKPNIPASGRTVQSMIGPDTFGTTALGPRWEWNHNPDNTRWSAGNGLRLQTATVTNDLYAARNTLTHRIQGPSSTATIEVDYSAMANGDRAGLAMLRDSSAWIGVRRDNGVSRVSMTNGLTMNSSWATTGTGTEQAGATVTGGRIWLRVNADIRPGSGRQARFSYSTDGTTFTSLGPAFTLNNAWQFFMGYRFAMFNYATQALGGSVTVRRFDLTTP, translated from the coding sequence ATGACGAGACGCGTCCTGGCGGCGGCCGCCGCGGCGATCCTGCTCACCGGCGCGCTGGTCGGCTTCGGCGCGGCTCCCGCGTCGGCGGCGAGCGTGGACCCGAGCGGCTGGTACGTGTTGGTCAATCGCAACAGCGGCAAGGCGTTGGACGTCTACAACCTGGCGACCAACGACGGTGCCCGGATCACCCAATGGACCCGCAATGACGGCGCACAGCAGCAGTGGCAGTTCGTCGATTCCGGCGACGGCTTCTACCGGCTCAGGTCGCGGGTTTCCGGAAAGGTGCTCGACGTCTACAACCGGTCGACCGCCGACGGCGGTGCGATCGTGCAATGGGCCGACAACAACGGCACCAACCAGCAGTTCCGGCTCGCTGACTCGGCGGGCGGCTACGTGCGGCTGGTCAACCGCAACAGCGGCAAGGTGGTCGAGGTGCAGGGCGCCGCGACCACCGACGGGGCCAACGTCGTGCAATACACCGACTGGGGCGGCAACAACCAGCAGTGGCAACTCGTCCCCGTCGGCGGTGCCGGCGGCGGTGGCACCTACGCCAACCCCGTGGTCTGGCAGGACTTCGCCGACGGCGACATCATCCGGGTCGGCGACGCCTACTACTACTCGGCGTCCACCATGCACTACTCGCCCGGAGCGCCGATCCTGCGCTCCTACGACCTGGTCAACTGGGAGTACGCCGGCCACTCGGTGCCCAGCCTCGACTTCGGCTCGAACGCCTACAACCTGAGCGGCGGCCGGGCGTACGTGAAGGGAATCTGGGCGTCGACGCTGAACTACCGGCGCAGCAACGGCACCTATTACTGGCTCGGCTGCGTCGAGTTCAACCGCACCTACGTCTACACGGCCACCGCGGTCGACGGCACGTGGCAGAAGCGCGCACAGATCAACAACTGCTACTACGACGCCGGACTGCTGGTCGACGACAACGACACCATGTATGTCGCGTACGGCAACACGAACATCAGCGTCGCCCAACTCTCGGCCGACGGCCTGAGCCAGGTGCGCAGCCAGCAGGTGTTCAGCACCCCGTCGAGCGTCGGCACGCTGGAAGGCGCCCGGTTCTACAAGCGCAACGGCAGCTACTACATCTGGCTGACCCGCCCGGCCAACGGCCAGTACGTGCTCAAGTCCAGCAGCCCCTTCGGCCCGTACGAGATGCGGCAGGTGCTCCTGGATCTTCCCGGCCCGATCGCCGGTGGCGGTGTGCCACACCAGGGCGGCCTGGTGCAGACCCAGAACGGCGACTGGTACTACATGGCCTTCGTCGACGCCTATCCCGGCGGCCGGATGCCGGCGCTGGCTCCGATCACCTGGAGTTCCGACGGCTGGCCGACCGTGCAGACCGTCAACGGCGCCTGGGGCAGCAGCTATGCCAAGCCCAACATCCCGGCCTCCGGGCGCACCGTGCAGTCGATGATCGGCCCCGACACGTTCGGCACCACCGCGCTCGGCCCCCGGTGGGAGTGGAACCACAACCCCGACAACACCCGCTGGTCGGCCGGCAACGGCCTGCGGCTCCAGACGGCGACCGTCACCAACGACCTCTACGCGGCCCGCAACACCCTCACCCATCGGATCCAGGGGCCGTCGTCCACCGCGACCATCGAGGTGGACTACTCCGCGATGGCCAACGGCGACCGCGCGGGTCTGGCCATGCTGCGCGACTCGTCGGCCTGGATCGGCGTCCGCCGCGACAACGGCGTCAGCCGCGTGTCGATGACCAATGGGCTCACGATGAACAGCAGTTGGGCCACCACCGGCACCGGCACCGAGCAGGCCGGTGCCACGGTCACCGGCGGCCGGATCTGGTTGCGGGTCAACGCCGACATCCGGCCCGGATCCGGCCGCCAGGCCCGGTTCTCCTACAGCACCGACGGCACCACCTTCACCAGCCTCGGGCCCGCGTTCACGCTCAACAACGCCTGGCAGTTCTTCATGGGCTACCGGTTCGCGATGTTCAACTACGCCACCCAGGCGCTCGGCGGCTCGGTCACGGTCCGCCGTTTCGACCTCACCACCCCCTGA